Proteins from one Chitinispirillum alkaliphilum genomic window:
- a CDS encoding poly-gamma-glutamate synthesis protein, translating to MSGRAIDQVLPFTSSPQIFEPWIKDSREYITLAQRKHGKIPCPVDYPYVWGDALNEIHSQNPRIKIINLETAITTSLNPWPFKGINYKMHPENIELLRVAGIDICALSNNHVLDWGFSGLEETILCLKTNGISFAGAGMNLSEAQRPAVCNLGSSSRLLLFSVGFESSGIPPQWKAERDSAGVVFYPSTNPETLIEIKSMIQQFKQPEDLVILSVHWGENWEFNITPKEKQFAHDLIDQAGVDIVHGHSSHHVKGIEVYNERLILYGCGDFLNDYEGIGGKDQYRGDLSLIYFADIDPDGKLIKLEMTPTTIRNFRIHYTSQSDLLDITRILNRENKKFNTRVERIADNRLCLRW from the coding sequence ATGTCTGGGAGAGCTATCGATCAAGTCCTGCCATTTACAAGCTCTCCGCAAATATTTGAGCCATGGATCAAGGACTCAAGAGAATACATAACTCTGGCGCAGAGAAAACATGGCAAGATACCCTGCCCTGTGGATTATCCTTATGTATGGGGAGATGCGCTAAACGAAATCCATTCCCAGAATCCTCGCATTAAGATAATCAATCTCGAAACAGCTATTACCACATCTCTAAACCCCTGGCCTTTTAAGGGGATCAATTACAAAATGCATCCGGAAAATATTGAACTGTTAAGAGTTGCAGGTATCGACATCTGTGCCCTGAGCAATAACCATGTGCTTGACTGGGGATTTTCAGGTTTAGAGGAAACTATTCTATGCCTGAAAACAAATGGTATTTCGTTTGCCGGTGCAGGAATGAATTTGTCGGAAGCTCAGAGGCCTGCAGTTTGCAACTTGGGCTCCTCATCCAGACTACTTCTGTTTTCTGTGGGTTTCGAATCAAGTGGAATTCCACCTCAATGGAAAGCAGAAAGGGATTCTGCGGGAGTAGTTTTTTATCCTTCAACCAACCCTGAAACTCTGATTGAAATAAAGAGCATGATTCAGCAATTCAAGCAACCAGAGGACTTGGTGATCTTATCCGTTCACTGGGGTGAAAACTGGGAATTCAACATCACTCCAAAGGAAAAACAATTCGCGCATGATCTGATTGATCAGGCTGGGGTTGATATAGTTCATGGCCACTCATCCCACCATGTAAAGGGAATTGAAGTTTACAATGAGCGCCTCATACTTTATGGGTGTGGGGATTTTTTGAATGATTACGAGGGAATCGGTGGTAAAGACCAATACAGGGGTGACCTTTCGCTTATCTACTTTGCAGATATTGATCCGGACGGTAAACTTATAAAGCTTGAGATGACTCCCACAACGATAAGGAATTTCAGAATTCATTATACATCCCAAAGCGACTTACTCGACATCACAAGAATACTCAACCGGGAAAACAAAAAATTTAACACCAGAGTTGAAAGAATTGCAGATAACAGACTTTGCCTCAGGTGGTAG